A window of Cryptomeria japonica chromosome 3, Sugi_1.0, whole genome shotgun sequence contains these coding sequences:
- the LOC131047920 gene encoding uncharacterized protein LOC131047920, translated as MVNKLKVKDRLDGASNFTSWKFRVLIALEENDILEFVEKEVPEPYDETKKKQWRKNGTKAKKIFIYFVKDHLVLIISKLKIAREMFKTLEGLYEISNTSRSLSLRKQIHHIKMAKGDPVISFFMKIIELKDQPCAIGDIVEDRDLVMLELNGLPQSWEPFIESISGRSKLPKFDHLREDCIQEESRLAAHNEDNYVLGT; from the coding sequence ATGGTGAACAAACTCAAGGTCAAAGATAGACTTGATGGTGCCTCTAACTTCACCTCTTGGAAGTTTAGAGTTCTAATTGCATTAGAAGAAAACGATATTCTTGAGTTCGTGGAGAAAGAAGTGCCTGAGCCTTACGATGAGACTAAGAAAAAACAATGGAGAAAGAATGGCACGAAGGCCAAGAAGATATTCATTTATTTCGTAAAGGATCACCTTGTGCTCATTATCTCCAAGTTAAAGATAGCTAGAGAAATGTTCAAAACTTTGGAAGGATTGTATGAGATCAGTAACACCAGTAGATCTCTTTCTCTAAGGAAACAAATTCATCACATCAAAATGGCTAAAGGAGATCCAGTCatctccttcttcatgaagattattGAATTGAAGGATCAACCATGTGCCATTGGAGACATAGTTGAAGATAGGGATTTAGTCATGTTGGAACTTAATGGTCTTCCTCAATCTTGGGAGCCTTTTATCGAAAGTATCAGTGGAAGATCTAAGTTACCAAAGTTTGATCACCTTAGagaagattgcattcaagaagaatccagGTTGGCAGCTCACAATGAAGACAATTATGTTCTTGGTACTTAA